GCTGGAAATGAAGTGAAATATGCTTATAAACTCGCTAGGGAGTCCATTGTTTCGCAAGCAATCCCTCAAGACAACCCCCGCCAAGCTAAAGTAGCTGCTAGGAAAGAAGAGTGTCTTATCTGTTTTAACGATATCGATCCTGAGCGCATGTTTTCTATCGGCAAATGCAGTCATCGGTTTTGCTTTCAGTGTGTGAAGCAACATGTAGAGGTGAAGCTGCTTCACGGAATGATTCCGAATTGTCCTCATGATAAATGCAAGTCTGAGATGGTGATCGATGCGTGTGGCAAGCTTTTGACTCCGAAATTGGGTGAAATGTGGAAGCAAAGGATCAAGGAGAACGCAATACCTGTCACCGAGAGAGTTTACTGTCCTTACCTGAAGTGTTCGGCTTTGATGTCCAAAACCAAGATATCTGAATCGGCCAAGAGCTTACAGTCTGCTTACCCTGCAACTGGAGTCAGGAGATGTGTCGAATGTCGTGGCCTTTTCTGTGTGGATTGTAAAGTCCCGTGGCATGGGAAGCTGTCATGCGCCGAGTACAAGAAACTGCATCCTAATCCTCCAGCAGATGATGTGAAGCTAAAGTCTCTGGCGAATAATAAAATGTGGCGCCAATGTGGTAAGTGCCAGCACATGATTGAACTTAGTCAAGGATGCAATCACATAACTTGCAGGTATCTTCTTAACACTTTGATCAACCTAAGCAATTATTCAATCTTTCCTTGTTTAATCATATTGGTGGTATAATCCCTTTTGGTATTTGCTTTAGATGTGGGCATGAGTTTTGCTACAACTGTGGAGGAGGATGGAACCAAAAAACAGGGACTTGTGTTAAGCAATGCCCGACCTGGGACGAAGCGTACATCATGCGTCAAGATCCAGGGCGTGCGTATGTGGCGCCTAACAACTACTTTGATGATCATGAtgaggaggatgatgatgaggattATGAAGATTTTGAGTACGGCTATGGTGACTTCCCCTTTAACTTGGGGCAACATATGAATATTGTTAATCCTGAAGAGCCCTTTGATCCCTTCTTCGACCTGCCAGATGGTAATGTGCCAAATCTCTATATAAAACCCCTTGAAATCTCATATGTTGTTCCTACTGAAATCACTCTCTGATGATCCTGTAGGTGTGATCCTTCACCCATCTATGCTGTCTCCCAGGAGCCGTCAGCAATTCTACGACTCGGATGATGATTCTGATGAGGAAACGTTGCGACCACCTCATTTGAGACAGAGTAATGCCCCGTCTGGTAATGAGACAGCAAGAGTTAATGGTCATTTGAGACAGAGTAATGCCCCGTCTGGAAATGAGACGACAAGAGTTAATGCTCCtcctgaggaagaagaagaagaagttaacGACTGCCCATACTTCGGAACGTATGGAAAGTACGCTATAGTATACGACTCGGACGGCTATGAAATCGAGGATTACACGAACCCTTTCCATCCAGATTACTATCCTCAGTTTTGAGTTAATTTGGAACCAAAgttcatctctttttttttctcctcaGCTTCAAACACTTTGCTATATGACTTTTTCGGCTGTAATGTTTTTGGAGGTTCATATGTTTTCTATGACTTGTTGCTGCGTTTGAGTTTGGGAGATTGAGAAAAGTGCAAAACTTGGAATTTGTAGAAACCTTGGGTCTGAAGGTAGGGCTTTGCTTCACTGTAATGTGATTGGTTTCGTCTTGCTTCTGTTAATGAGCTTTGAATAGCTGCGAGCTGAATCACACCCCGTAAGTTGCTAAAACGGACACGTTTAATCAATTTCTCATAATTAGTTAGTCCCTATGGGCCGAAATTGGGCCGGGTATAACCCATCTTAGAATACCCACCCATAAGGCTAGATTACTGTCCCAATCGTCACCGTCCCGGAGATGTAACCATCTTTAGCCCTGTttgtttggttgccgcaggtttcGGTGTCAGCGGCAACAGCGTCAATAAGAacagttgttgttcgtttcgcaGACGCTGACGCTGCCACATATTATATCGTGATCGCAGATTTTATCGGTGTCAGCTGCAGGACGCGGCGTTCGGACACAGTGTCAGACGCAGCTTCCTGCCTCAACGAAACGAACAAAAGTTGAGGCAGAatgttgacgctgccgctgctgccggtacctgcggcaactaaacgaacatagttgaggcagaatgttgacgctgccgctgcTGCCGGTACCTGCGGCAACTAAACGAACATCCCTTTTCTCTCTCCCGGCAACGTATCCCACACTTCGTCTTTATAGTCTTTCTCGCTCCCGGTGACGGTAGATTCAACAGCTTCGCTGTTTGTTTCTTCGACTAGCAGAGATAGATTTACTGTTTTGGATCTCTATCTATTGAATTTTTTCAACAATGCAAACTTCTCGTAGTGAAGAAGCTGTGGCTGAGACGAAATGTGATTCATCTGCTTGAGCTTTCTACCAAATAAACTTGCAGGTTCGTCATCTTCCTATTAGATTATAGTGCTACACTGAAATTTTCTGTCACATTTATGAGTGGTCAAGTCAAATAGTGTATTGGTCTCTGATGAGAAAAGGTTGTATTGTATGTATACTTTGTGGTGAATGTAGAGTTAATCTTTGTTAATGGTAATCACATAGCTCAACAATGGACAATGAAACATTTGTTTGTTAATTGCTAGTATAGATAATCTATAATATAGATTGAACTGAGGCATCTCTCTCTTATGTTATTCTAATTATGAATAGATTTGTAAAATATAGACAATTTGATCTCATTTGCCTGTCACATTTATTCATATTCAAGTCAACTTGTATTTATTCTTATACTGATTATGATATTGTTActttaaaatctagtgttaaaTCTGTTGACTATTTTACATTGCTTGTCAGTTGTGACATTCACAGACGTTGCACCAAAGAAGGAAACACTGTTATGGGGTGGTCACTTTATCCACAACATTCATAAATTCCTTCTCTTGTAGATTTGGTTGCCATCTGCATAATGCAAGACACCGATATGTTCATGTGCAAACTCTAAATAGGTGGGGGTCATGTATGTTTCATCCCGTGAGAGGTAAAGGTTATGACCTCTTCCATTTTGCCCCTTGAATTATAAGGAAAATATGTTCTAAAGGTTTGGTAAATTGTCGTTTGAAATGCTTGACCTTTAGCTGATGTTCTGAACCTAGGATTATTATGAATTGGATATGAGGATATAATAATCACATTTGTATGCCTAGTgcatatttggatattttagaAACAGCTATGATTGAAATGGTCCAACATAGTTGATCttgatataaataaatagcGTACAATGTGCACACTAATTTAGAGAAATTAAGTTACTTATCCCCTTCATGTTATTCTGTAGTATATTAATGTCAATGAGTATCTTGCGCCTCATAGTTCATAGTACCGTATAGCAGACTTTAGACGTGCTATCCATTAACTTGACACTTTCAGTGATTTGACCTCATGAAATCACCCCAACATTTCAATTTATTAGTAACTTTGGTTGCAGCTTCAACCTCGACCTTTTCTTCTCAATGATAATTTTTTAGCATATTCctcttaaataatataaaagtcccATGTCGCCATTTTATTTAccaatttctttttgttttgttcagtTTCGTGGAACTAATTTTGCTGTCTTGACCAAGACAGGAGTTCCGGAAGCAGTCCTATATATCTGACTGTGGTCGTGTCATATTCAGTGGGTCTACAACCAGAGAGGAAGAGAAAACAGTTAACCATTGTGAGAAATAaaatcaaaaggaaaaaaaaacgacAACTCTTTCTATTCCCAATGATTCGAGGAGCGCTTCTTGGAATCATATGGATGATATATTGTGTCTGCGCGTCATTCCAACAAGAGACGACGTTCGTCTTCAACGGCTTCGACCAAGGAGACCATCGTATTCACCTTGAGGATGGTGCAAGAATCCTTCCAAAAAAAGATGTCCTGCAACTGACGAATGCAACGACAACACAAATAGGTCGTGCTTTCTtcgagcagcctattgagttcaAACCATCTGAACCAGTCTCGTTCTCGACGCATTTTGTGTGCGCACTGGTCCCTGTAAGTGAGGTGAGTAGCCATGGCATGGCGTTTTTTGTGTCTCATTCCACTGATTTCGAAGGTGCCCAACCATCTCGATACTTAGGGCTTTTCAACGCAAATGGATCTTCTTCGACACGTGTGTTGGCTGTTGAGCTTGATATTGCTAAAGCTGAAGATGTGCTCGACATCAGTGATAATCATGTTGGGGTTGATGTGAACAGCGCAGTGTCTGTGGTAGCTGCTCCCGCATCTTATTTCTCAGACAAAGAAGGTCGGAAGATAGACATGAAACTCGTGAGTGGCGATCCTATCCAGGTTTGGGTGGATTACGAAGGAACAACACTCAACGTTTCATTGGCTCCTCTTGGTAACCAGAAACCAAGCCGACCTCTTTTGTCATCGACATCCATCAATCTTACGGAGATTGTGCAAGGTAGAAGAATGTTTGTCGGGTTTTCTGGTTCAACGGGGTCAGGCGTGGTCAACCAGTACGTACTCGGGTGGAGTTTTAGCAAAAGCATGGCGTCGCTGCAGAAGATTGACATCTCAAAACTTCCCAAAGCTCCTCATCCCAGCAGTAAAAGTAACTATACATATCTGGTGTTTGATGTTCTGTTGGGTTTACTAGCTTTCTTAGTTTTGGGGCTTCTCTTTGGAGCTTATATGTATAGGAGAAACTTGTACGCCGAAGTAAGAGAGGATTGGGAAAATGTGTATGGTCCACtcaggtattcttacaaatctTTATACAAAGCAACAAACGGGTTCAGTAAAAATGAATTTATTGGGAGAGGAGGTTTTGGTGAAGTCTACAAAGGAACACTCCCTCGGAGCATAGAGATGAGAGAAGTGGCTGTGAAGAAAGTATCACATGACGGTGAGCAAGGTATGAAGCAATTTGTGGCTGAGATCGTGTGCATGAAGAGTTTAAAACACCGAAGCTTAGTTCCACTTCTTGGGTATTGCAGGAGGAAACATGAGTTATTACTGGTTTCTGAGTATATGCAAATGGTAGCTTGGATGATTACTTGTTCAATCCTGATAACCCGGCTCTCCCCTGGTGGAGAAGATTTGCCATTCTCAAAGACATCTCCTTAGCTCTGAATTACTTGCATACAGAAGCTGACCAAGTTGTTATACACAGAGATATCAAAGCCTCTAATGTTTTGTTGGACGCAGAGCTTAATGGAAGGTTAGGAGATTTTGGTATGTCCAGGTTATATGAAAGAGGGACTGATCCAACCACAACAGCTGCAGTTGGGACTGTTGGTTACATGGCTCCTGAGCTTACAACATTTGGAGCATCCACCGTGACTGATGTATACGCTTTTGGTGTTTTCTTGCTTGAAGTAACTTGTGGGAGGAGGCCTGTGGAGCTTCGCGTGCCggttgaaaaacgttttctGATCAAATGGGTTTGTGAATGCTGGAGAGGGTCCTCTTTGATTGATGCTATAGATCCAAGGTTGACAGAATTCTCATCCAGAGAAGTCAAGAGGGTTCTGAAAATTGGGTTGCTCTGTGCAAACCTTGCTCCAGATGCAAGACCGTCCATGGAACAAGTGGTGCAGTACTTAAACGGAAACCTAGCATTGCCCGAGTTTTGGCCATATTCTCCTGGAATTGGAGCTCTCACTCCAACAACGCTTTCACCAGAACAGCTCTCGCTCGAATCAGTATCACTGTCTTCTTCCTTATGCAACACCTCAATGTTTATTACTCATACAGTTCTCTACGGGAGTGGACGATGAAAGTTTCTAACAACTTCCCTCATCATCTTTGGCCTCTTGACTCTTGTCATGGACTGTTATTCAACCATTTCTATTCGATGTTTGTTTCATTGTATGCTTGCACATGTTCATCAATGACATTCTCCATCAAGTTTCACTGGTAGAACGATGAAACGGAACTGGTTTTGTGAAATTTTTTTGTAGCTACTTTACTAAATAATTTGACAATCAGTTGTTATTGTCACTCTTATTCAAGGCATGAGCCAATTATAGATTAAAGACACTCAAACATTAGAGATTTTCCGAACTTTAACTTTGTCTTAAGTTCATCTGTTGTGAGAGAGCTGATACACAATAGGGTTATGTTTCTATGACTTGTTGTTGCGTTTGAGTTTGGAAGATTCAGAAAAGTGCAATCTTGGAAGTAGGTAAAAACCTTGGGTTTAGAGGTAGGGCTTTGTTTCGCCTACTTGTCATTGGTTTTGTCTTGCTTCTGTTAATGAGCTTTGAATAGCGGTCTGAATTACACCGACAAGAGTTTGGTTGCATtacatctcttatatattaactaGATAAAAAATGCATGCATGCGCTGAATGAGttttttatactaatgtttgtttattaaatggttttaCCATTTTGGAGCAGAgcactacaatctttatcgattataaaatgacaaATACAAATATTGGCCTCTTAAAATGTATAATCGTTGTTGAAGAATTAACATATTacaactcattttaattatttaaaaacttcatatgcacaaaagataaattaagttatgcggctgacacaaatcagcAAAACCAGATAGACAacatcgattataaaatgacgaaAGAAGATTAAGTTTTCTGCTTTctatttgtttactattgactctccataagtgatttcattttataCATCTATAAAATTGTGATTTCGTTCTTGTTCTCGTTTCAAtgatatgagttttgttttaaaaaaaaattactctgtgaattcggtgaattacataagtgtcaattttaaaatatggatatctgtaaaaaaatagtttcactCAAGATACATATCTAAAGATCAAATTTTCGAATAAAATTATCGGCAAGCTGTATTCACAGTTAATgttaaaatctaatatatcaacttgttataaaatataagtgcagactcaaaatataaatgcatgtctaatatatattcaccagttcggtttacaaatcatctaattctagaacaacaaaacaaattatttattttattaacctacgCTTTTGAGGTTTACTTACTTAATAGTATactgataaaatatatatatatatatatatatatataatattttaccattctagtatatgtaaattattatataaactaagaattgtttgatttattaaatgataaaccagtaaatttataataaatagttcaaatatctcattcttacaattataatagttaGATAGGATAttagaaagaaacaaatattagacgaatgataaaatctctcattcttcaaACAAACTCAAAAGTAGATAATTGGAATATTGTTATGATATTTAAAAgctttttaggaataaaaatcaagactgATTAATATGaatgatataatatttatatagtaaTCACATAACTCAACAATGTACAACAGAAAAATTGTTTGTTAATTGCTATAGATTGAAATAAGCTTCTCTATTATGTCATTCTAGTTATGAATAGATTTATAAGATGTCCACAACTTGATCTCATTTAAGGTTTATCTGTCACATTTTATTCATATTCAAGtcaacttgtatttttttttatatatataattaggaCGGTTGTACTATGCTTATAATATTGTTCCTTagaattttagttattttctatTGATTGTGAGTCGTGTGACAGTCACGGACATAGAAGGAAACAATGTTATGGATAATGAATGATACTGATATGGGGTGGTCTCTTTATTCACAGCATTCATAAAATTGTTCTCTTGTAGACTGGGTTGCCATCCGCATAATGCAAGATACCGATATGTTCGTGTGCAAACTCTGATCATGGGCGACATGTATGTTTCATCCCTTGAAAGGTATGCTTGTGACCTTCTTCAACTTTTCCACTTGAAACGATTTAAGGAAAATATATTCTAACAGTTTAGTGCATCTTCGTTTCAAATGCTTGCCCTTTTGTTTTTTCTCGTTGTGCAATGCATCCTTAGCTGATGTTTTGAACCTAGGATTGGATATAATAATCACATTAGTATGGTATGAAAGACCACATTCTTTGTTGTGAAGAGTGGCACTGAAATTGTCGTTGTCCAAGAAAGTTGACCTTTGACATAAATAAATAGCGTACAGTATGCATATTATAGCAATGAGTATCTTGCGCCTCATACTTCATACCGTATGGAAGACTCTAGACGTGCTATATCCATTAACTTGACAGTTCCAGTGATTTGACCTTATGACTCACGCCCGAATACTTCAATTTATTTAGGTTGCAGCATCACCATCAACCTTTTCTTCTCAATGATAAATCTTTTGGCATATTCCTcttcaaataatataaatgtcCCATGAAGCCACGTTATTTACCAATTTCTTTTTGTCTTCTGTTTCATGGTGCTCATTTATATACCATAAAGATTCCAAAAAGCAGTCATATATAACTCTTTGGGTCTACGGAAGAAATAGCTGTTAACCAGTTTGTGAAGAGAGGGGAAATttaaaaagcaaaagaaaaactataacTCTTTTATGTTCCCAATGATTCGAGGAGCGCTTTTGGGAATCATCTGGATGACATATTGTGTTTGCATGTCATTCCAACAAGAGACGACGTTCGTCTTCAACGGCTTCAACCAAGGAGACCATCGTCTTCACCTTGACGGTAGTGCAAGAATCCTTCTCAAAAAAGACGTCCTGCAGCTGACGAATGCCACGACAACGCAAATGGGTCGTGCTTTCTTCGAGCAGTTTATTGACTTCAAACCGTCTGAACCAGTCTCGTTCTCGACGCATTTTGTGTGCGCGCTTGTCCGTGCAGCTGAAGCTGGAGGCCACGGCATGGCGTTTTTTGTGTCTCATTCCACTGACTTCAAAGGCGCTCAACCGACTCGATACTTTGGGCTTTTCAACCCAAACGGACCTGCTTCCACACGTGTGTTGGCTGTTGAGCTTGATATAACTAAAACTCTAGATGTGCTTGACATCAATGATAATCATGTTGGGATTGACGTGAACAGCCCAAAGTCTGTGGTATCTGCTAAAGCTTCTTATTTCTCCGACAAAGAAGGTCGGAAGATAGACATGAAGCTCTTGAGTGGCGATCCTATCCAGGTTTGGGTGGATTATGAAGGAACAACACTCAATGTTTCATTGGCTCCTCTTGGTAACCAGAAACCAAGCCGACCTCTTTTGTCATCAACATCCATCAATCTTACCGAGATTGTTCAAGGTAGAAGAATGTTTGTCGGGTTTTCTGGTTCGACCGGGTCAAGCGTGGTCAACCAGTACGTACTCGGGTGGAGTTTTAGCAAAAGCATGGCGTCGCTGCAGAAGATTGACGTCTCAAAGCTTCCCAAAGTTCCTCATCCTAGCAATAAAAACAAGTTTAAATCTCTGGTGTTTGATGCTCTGTTGGGTTTACTAGCTTTGTTTGTTTTGGGGATTCTCTTTGGAGCTTATATGTATAGAAGAAACCTGTACGCCGAAGTGAGAGAGGAATGGGAAAATGTGTATGGTCCACTCAGGTATTCTTACAAGTCTCTATACAAAGCAACAAAAGGGTTTAGTAGAAATGAGTTTCTTGGGAGAGGAGGTTTTGGTGAAGTCTACAAAGGAACACTCCCCCGGAGCATTGAGCTGAGAGAAGTGGCTGTCAAGAAAGTAGCACATGAAGGTGAGCAAGGTATGAAGCAATTTGTGGCTGAGATCGTGTGCATGAAGAGTTTAAAACACCGGAGCTTAGTTCCACTTCTTGGGTATTGCAGGAGGAAACATGAGTTATTGTTGGTTTCTGAGTACATGCCAAATGGTAGCCTTGATGGTTACTTGTTTAATGATGATAAACCGACTCTCCCCTGGTGGAGAAGATTTGCCATTCTCAAAGACATAGCGTTAGCTCTTACTTACTTACATACAGAAGCTGACCAAGTTGTTATACACAGAGATATCAAAGCTTCTAATGTGTTGTTGGACGCAGAGTTTAATGGAAGGTTGGGAGATTTTGGTATGTCCAGGTTGTATGAAAGAGGAGCTGATCCAACCACAACAGAAGCAGTTGGAACTTTTGGTTACATGGCACCTGATCTTACAACAATGGGACCTTCCACTGGAACTGATGTATATGCCTTTGGTGTTTTCTTGCTTGAAGTAACCTGTGGGAGGAGACCTGTTGAGCCTCACTTGCCTGCTGCAAAACGTTTTCTGATCAAATGGGTTTGTGAATGCTGGAGACGGTCCTCTTTGCTTGATGCTATAGATCCAAAGCTGACAGAGTTCTCATCCCGAGAAGTCGAGAGGGTTTTGAAAGTCGGGTTGCTATGTGCAAACCTTGTTCCAGATGCAAGACCGTCCATGGAACAAGTGGTGCAATACATAAACGGAAACCTAGGGATGCCTGAGTTTTGGCCAGATTCTCCCGGAATTGGAGCTCTCATTCCAACGGCGTTTTCACAGCTCCCTTCACTATCACTGTCTTCTTCCTCATCCCACAACTCAATGTTTATTACTCATTCACTCCTCGATGGGAGTGGACGATGAAAGTTTCTAACAATTTCCCTTGTCATCTTTGACCTTTTGTCATCGACTATTTTCAACCATTTCTATTTGATGCTTGTTTCATTGTATGCTCAAACCATGTTCATTATTGGCATTCTCTGAAAAAGAACGGATCCTTTGTGAAAAATTCTTTTAGCTAATTTCAGGCTGTTGTTATAGATGATATAACCaagcttttttaaaaatagttagagAAATCTATAAGGATCGAATTAGAGAGGTAATCGGTGTTTTACTACTAATCACAAGTTTTTTGTTGTAAGCAGACTGAAAATATTTGGTATCCTTCTAAGTGTGAAaagaaatgataaaaatatattgaaacattatttGGTGGAACACCTCTAATAGAGAG
Above is a window of Brassica napus cultivar Da-Ae chromosome A10, Da-Ae, whole genome shotgun sequence DNA encoding:
- the LOC106412455 gene encoding LOW QUALITY PROTEIN: L-type lectin-domain containing receptor kinase I.7 (The sequence of the model RefSeq protein was modified relative to this genomic sequence to represent the inferred CDS: inserted 1 base in 1 codon), coding for MYVSSRERSSGSSPIYLTVVVSYSVGLQPERKRKQLTIVRNKIKRKKKRQLFLFPMIRGALLGIIWMIYCVCASFQQETTFVFNGFDQGDHRIHLEDGARILPKKDVLQLTNATTTQIGRAFFEQPIEFKPSEPVSFSTHFVCALVPVSEVSSHGMAFFVSHSTDFEGAQPSRYLGLFNANGSSSTRVLAVELDIAKAEDVLDISDNHVGVDVNSAVSVVAAPASYFSDKEGRKIDMKLVSGDPIQVWVDYEGTTLNVSLAPLGNQKPSRPLLSSTSINLTEIVQGRRMFVGFSGSTGSGVVNQYVLGWSFSKSMASLQKIDISKLPKAPHPSSKSNYTYLVFDVLLGLLAFLVLGLLFGAYMYRRNLYAEVREDWENVYGPLRYSYKSLYKATNGFSKNEFIGRGGFGEVYKGTLPRSIEMREVAVKKVSHDGEQGMKQFVAEIVCMKSLKHRSLVPLLGYCRRKHELLLVSEYMQXGSLDDYLFNPDNPALPWWRRFAILKDISLALNYLHTEADQVVIHRDIKASNVLLDAELNGRLGDFGMSRLYERGTDPTTTAAVGTVGYMAPELTTFGASTVTDVYAFGVFLLEVTCGRRPVELRVPVEKRFLIKWVCECWRGSSLIDAIDPRLTEFSSREVKRVLKIGLLCANLAPDARPSMEQVVQYLNGNLALPEFWPYSPGIGALTPTTLSPEQLSLESVSLSSSLCNTSMFITHTVLYGSGR
- the LOC106415635 gene encoding E3 ubiquitin-protein ligase RSL1 produces the protein MEFLGGRDSDSEYAFRLQMEEALAASLASRSRAPPSPPVVARSGFAVVVEDEEIARQRNTGGGEGNSRGKGKTHHETVSGIRRDDRNPNSKVQNASAYVGDAVRRGSFRGDLMYRLYFKGLVSEETGTGKGKVSDVAAGFGVAICDQRDNLLFESKGQLVGRGANRQGAEIQALTIGLTEAWKLGIKHVSIFCDSFPIFQFVRGSWTPKQKKIAMLMDDLKRIRQQFSFTQAVLVAGNEVKYAYKLARESIVSQAIPQDNPRQAKVAARKEECLICFNDIDPERMFSIGKCSHRFCFQCVKQHVEVKLLHGMIPNCPHDKCKSEMVIDACGKLLTPKLGEMWKQRIKENAIPVTERVYCPYLKCSALMSKTKISESAKSLQSAYPATGVRRCVECRGLFCVDCKVPWHGKLSCAEYKKLHPNPPADDVKLKSLANNKMWRQCGKCQHMIELSQGCNHITCRCGHEFCYNCGGGWNQKTGTCVKQCPTWDEAYIMRQDPGRAYVAPNNYFDDHDEEDDDEDYEDFEYGYGDFPFNLGQHMNIVNPEEPFDPFFDLPDGVILHPSMLSPRSRQQFYDSDDDSDEETLRPPHLRQSNAPSGNETARVNGHLRQSNAPSGNETTRVNAPPEEEEEEVNDCPYFGTYGKYAIVYDSDGYEIEDYTNPFHPDYYPQF
- the LOC111213133 gene encoding L-type lectin-domain containing receptor kinase I.7-like codes for the protein MFPMIRGALLGIIWMTYCVCMSFQQETTFVFNGFNQGDHRLHLDGSARILLKKDVLQLTNATTTQMGRAFFEQFIDFKPSEPVSFSTHFVCALVRAAEAGGHGMAFFVSHSTDFKGAQPTRYFGLFNPNGPASTRVLAVELDITKTLDVLDINDNHVGIDVNSPKSVVSAKASYFSDKEGRKIDMKLLSGDPIQVWVDYEGTTLNVSLAPLGNQKPSRPLLSSTSINLTEIVQGRRMFVGFSGSTGSSVVNQYVLGWSFSKSMASLQKIDVSKLPKVPHPSNKNKFKSLVFDALLGLLALFVLGILFGAYMYRRNLYAEVREEWENVYGPLRYSYKSLYKATKGFSRNEFLGRGGFGEVYKGTLPRSIELREVAVKKVAHEGEQGMKQFVAEIVCMKSLKHRSLVPLLGYCRRKHELLLVSEYMPNGSLDGYLFNDDKPTLPWWRRFAILKDIALALTYLHTEADQVVIHRDIKASNVLLDAEFNGRLGDFGMSRLYERGADPTTTEAVGTFGYMAPDLTTMGPSTGTDVYAFGVFLLEVTCGRRPVEPHLPAAKRFLIKWVCECWRRSSLLDAIDPKLTEFSSREVERVLKVGLLCANLVPDARPSMEQVVQYINGNLGMPEFWPDSPGIGALIPTAFSQLPSLSLSSSSSHNSMFITHSLLDGSGR